Genomic window (Falco cherrug isolate bFalChe1 chromosome 4, bFalChe1.pri, whole genome shotgun sequence):
AGGCGATGTGGAAGGTGAGGATgggaggcaggagaaggagaaggcaggGGATGCAGATCCGGTCACACTGGTGGGGATTTCCCAGCCCATCTCCATCCCCTTCCCGAAGCGCGACAAGATCTTCCTGCGCGAGTCATCACCACCGCGCCAGGAGGACCTCACGCCCTCCAGCTCCTCGGAGAACTACATCCAGGAGACGCCACTGGTGATGAGCCGCTGCAGCTCCgtcagctccctgggcagctttgAGAGCCCCTCCATCGCCAGCTCCATCCAGAGCGACCCTTGCAGTGAGATGATCAGCGGTACCATCAGTCCCAGCGAGCTGCCTGACAGCCCTGGGCAGACAATGCCGCCCAGCCGCAGCAAAACGCCCCTGTTCGAGCTGGGCTGCCAACCAGAGAAGGAGACCAGCCAGTTCAACATCCAGTGGGAGAATAACGTCAAGAAGTTCATGGAGATCACCGACTTCAAGGAACGCTTCCAGCTGCCCCAGGACCTGGACTCCATGGTCTATTTCACAGTGGAGAAACCCAACGAGAACTTCTCCTGTGCCTCCAGCCTGAGCGCCCTGCCCCTCCATGAGCACTATGTGCAGAAGGACGTGGAGCTCAAGCTGATGCCCACCTTCCCGGAGAAGAACAATCTGAATTTCGTGGCTCATGAGAAGCGGGAGGAGCGGCTGGAGGAGCGGTACCTGGAGGGGAGCCGGAAGCGAGCCGAGCGCCCCGAGCCCCCATCTGATGACGACATCGAGATCCTGAAGGAGTGCATCAGCTCCGCCATGCCCTCCCGCTTCCGCAAGGTGAAAACCTCCCTGCTCTCTGGCCAGGTCCTGCACCCCCAGACGAAGAAGCCAGTGCACGTCCCTGTCTACATGCTGGTGCCAGCCCACACGCACCCCAGCGTCCCCAAGCACCTTCGCGCCACCGCCCGCGACCTCTTCAAGGACGATGACTCCTTTACCGACTCAGCCGACGGGACCCCCGTCAACTTCTCCAGCGCCGCCTCACTGAGCGATGAGACCCTGCGCTACCCGGCTGCCGAGGAGGCTGAGcgcccccgcagcccggggacGGGGCACCCGGCAGGGGTCCTGCCTGAGGGGCACCGTGAggtgggcagcaccagcactgtCACGGCCAGGAGAGCCGCCTCCGGCAGCTCAGCACCCGCCCGGCTGAGCTCAGCCTGCAAGGGAAAAGCTGGATCGAGCCGTGGGCAAGGTGGGGAGGGCAAGTGGGGCCAGAACCTGCCGAAGAGCGGAGCCAGCCTGGagctggaggtggggaggagCAGTGGTCCCCCCGGGAGGAAGGATGCTCCCCGGGAGGATGGGGTGGCCTTCCAGTCACTGTGCCACACCACGCCAACGGAGGAAGCTGTGTACTGCTTCTACGAGCAGGACTCGGACGAGCTGCCTgaggtgggcagggaggtgtCCCAGCCCGGCCGGGCGCCCAGGCAGGAGCGCTGGGGCGGCTCCATTCCCCGGAGGGAGCCTGAGCCCGGTCCCCAGCCAGCCAAGGTGAAGCCACAGAACAACCTCATCGCTGACGAGACACCACCATGCTACTCTCTCAGCTCCTCCATGAGCTCCCTGAGTGATGCCAACCTCTCTGACGGAGAGGAGCGGGGCCAGCCCTGTGTCAAAGCCCCCCGGCTGTGGTCAGCCACAGCAGCCGGGCAGGCCCAGGGGggctcccccagctcccccagcctcaATTCGGAGGATGACCTGCTGCAGAAGTGCATTGGCTCAGCCATGCCCAAGCGCCGGCGGCCCTCAGCTCGCCGGAGGATGGTGGAGCGCAAGCAGAAGCCACTGGGCACTGGCGGGAGGGAGcggaagggggaggggaggcatcGCCCTGCTGAGGACGTCGGCTCTGACCGGGGCTCGGACCTGGACAGTGTGGAGTGGCAAGCCATCCAGGAGGGTGCCAACTCCATTGTCACCTGGCTGCAccaggctgctgcctccctctcGCGGGAGCCTTCCTCCGAGTCCGACTCCATCCTCTCCTTCATGTCGGGGCTCTCGGTTGGGTCCAccctgcagctctccctgggcaggcaggagaagaaACGGGCCGGCAGCGCGGCCAGCCGGGATGCGGCGAGGAGGGAGCACAGCAAGAGCCGCCCAGAGAAGAAGGACGCGCCGGGTGCCCGTCCCACCAGCCGCGGTGGCACCAGGGTAGAGcgcagcccagcacccaccaaGCCAGTCCCCAACCTGCCTGTGGTCTTCCGTGGCAGGACTGTCATCTACATGCCCAGCCTGGCCAAGGACACCCCCAGCCCGCGGGCCACCCCGAAGAAAAGCCCCATGGCGAAGCCCGAGGCACCACCAGCCAAGAACCTCTCGCTGAGCCAGCAGCGCTCGCGGAGCCTGCACCGGCTGGGCAAGCCCCCCGAAACCAGTGACTTGGCACTGCCCAAGAGGAGCACCACGCCGCCCGCCCGCATTGGCAAGAGACCCCCCTCCTCAGGCTCCTCCCGCACCTCCACCCCCTCCCAGCACGCCCCTAAGAAGCTGCCGTCACCCTCCCAGCTCGCCAAACAGGGTCCCCCAGCCGCAGGCAAGGTGGGCGGCTCGTCGTCCCCACAGGGAGCCCCAGCCAAAGTGCCGGCCCCCAAGTCCCCAGCCCCCAAGCAGTCCAAGACACAGAAGTCACCCGTCCGCATCCCCTTCATGCAGAAGCCCAGCAGGAAGGTgctgccgggccggggggccatgccagtgctggaggagcaggcagatggTGGCAAGGCacggggcgcggggccgggagGTCCAGGGGGCAGCCGGCTCAACCTGGTGCGGATGTCATCTACCCGTTCCAGTGGGAGCGACTCGGACCGCTCCGGCTTCTTGCGCCAGCTCACCTTCATCAAAGAAtcctccagcctgctgctgcgGCACCGCACCGAGCTCTCCATGGCGCAGCCGGACGCCTCGCTGCCTCGCCGTGCCTCCCCACAGCGCAGCCGTGCTGTCCTCCCAGCCGtcttcctctgctcctcccGCTGTGAGGAGCTGAAGGCGGCCAAGCCGGGGTCCCCCAGCCCGCGGCCCCTTGTCCCCAGAGCCCAGCCCGGCAGCAAAGTCCCCACTGGGGTCAAGCCACCGCGGAGGACCAGCTCCGAGAGCCCATCCCGGCTGCCGGTGAAGACCAGCATCCCCATGCCCGAGCCCTTCAAGAGGTACTCATCCTCGCCCAACATCAGCGTGGCACGGAGGACAGGCAGCCCTTCCTCCGTCCTCTCTGCCCACTCCGAGGCGTCGGCACAGCGTCGGCAGACTGAGGCAGTAGCTGGCGGGCAGCCGGCAAAGCCACCGGTGGTGGTGATGAAGGGCACTTGGCGGAGGATTCGGGATGAAGACATCCCCCACATCCTTAAGAGCACGCTGCCCTCCTCTGCCCTGCCGCTGGCAGGTGCCGGTGAGGAGGAgaaccccagcacccccagccccaggaagaCGAGCGATGCCGTGGTGCAGACCGAGGACTTCTCCACCACCAAGACCAACTCCAGCACTTCTCCCACACTGGAGACACGCGAGGGGCCCCCACACAGCCGTGCCACCTGCGATGGTGAAGCTCTGGCCCCCACCAAGGCCGCCTTGCCCATCTCCTTCGGCCACGAGGCGCCCGCTGGGACCTTCCCCGCCAGCCGACATGGCTCCCCGAGCAGAGCTGCCCGTGTCACCCCCTTCAACTACgtccccagccccatggcagtGACAGTGGTGGCCGACAAGGCGGTGGAGAAAATCCAAGCTTGAGCAGCTGCCGCAGAGGAAACGCTGGCAAGGGTCCCGTGACACCCCTTGCCCCGCAGGAGCTAGCCAGGACTGTGCTGGGGGCGGACAGCGATGTGGGACAGCGGGGGACTGGCGAGTCACCCCAAcccgctgcctgccccagctggggtcTTGCTGTGCCGGAGCATTGCAGTTCCCAGTGCAGAGgactgggcagagctggggggacaCGCTGGGCACTGGGGCCAGGGCTGATACCCCAACCTGGGGTCTCGGTGGCCACCTCCTCCTGCTGATGGTCATCCCGGGACAAGCCCAGGTGGGGGCCATGTTCCCATGTCCCCCCATCCTGCTCATCTGCCTTGGGCAGAGGCTGAACCAGGGCCTAATCCTGCACACCGGGAAGATGCTGCGCCCCGACGCCAGGTCTCCGCCGCATGCTTCAGCTCATTGCAGCACCAACACCCGGCTCTGCCAGCAATCACAGCTCATTTAttaatggggggggggaagggaacgCACGGCTGGATCCACGCAGGGAGAGGCTTTGTGGGGGGGAGAGCACGTGGCCATGGGGAGACAGGGGTCAGGactccccagctgtgctgctggaggtgccTAATTAAGGTGCACAGCTGATTGCTAATGGGCAACCTGCAGCCATAGTGCTTGCAGAGGTTCAAGGTGGCATCGGGAGGAGCCAGGCGGCAGGAGTCCCAGCGGGCTCGGGTCAGGGGGGCTGCTCACAGGGTCGTGTCACCAGGCTAGGGCGCTGTGTTGGGAGGGGACGGGGTGCTGAGCCGGCACCAGGGTGCCCAACCCTCAGGGAAGGGTCTGGGGCCCCTCACTCCCATCTGcagccccctcagcctcccACCCCTGGGGTGGAAGAGCCCCATCCCGGCTCGCAGCCAGGATCCCGGCGTGTCCCCACAGGCCGTGGACACGAGTCCACCCAGGACTGGACTGCGCCCACGAGCACGGGGGCTCCCGGCCCCAAAGCACGGGGGACACCCCcgctcctgctgccagccggCCCCGGGCCTGGGATGGGGTGTGCAGGAAGGGTCtcagccccagggatggggcaggctgcagagggaccCCCTGGTCCAGGTGCTCCCTGACCCCTTGGGTATCTCCCACCCTACAGCTTGCAATGGGGTGACCTGTGGGCCCCCCACATCCCAGTGCCatggtggggctgcagggacagacGTGGGGCTATGGAGACATGCGCAGGGGACACAGGGGCACacccagggggctgggggagcatAGCGAGGGGCTCTGGGGGGTTGCACCAGAGCCATGGGAGTACGCACGGAGGCCAGGAAGACACTAGAGCTGTGGGGGGACACACACGATGTCCCCAGGGACGTGCACCAGGGTCATGGGGACAAAGTCCCTGGGGGCAGCACGTGTCCCCACTCCTGCGTGCCATGACCATGTGCATGACCAGGAGAGCCAGCAGTGCCCCCCACTCCCgcccgccaccaccaccactccatGTGTGCCCCCTCCTGCGCGGACAATCCTGCGGGTTTTGCCaggcccccctcccccattgCTGTATGTATGTACCAAGGATGTTATTTGACTGGGACTCTGGACAGTATTAAGAATTAAAAGCCAACCTGTGTAAATAGGAACGGGTGGTCTGTCTGTCCCATGCGCTGGGGCCTGGGGGgagccgcagcccccccgcagcGTTTTCCGGATCCATTTCTTGTGCTTCACAGCCGAGGTGGCAACCGGTGGCTTGAAAGGGTCAGTGAGGTCCTGGCTGGTGAAGGACAACACGCCGGCCACCGCCGCCCGCTTCCCACACACCAAGGGGCCACCAGAGTCACCCTGGGTGGGGGTGACAGTGGGGTGTGGACCCCAGCCAGGGGCCAGGaaccacccccacacacccccgaTGCTTGGTGGCGCATCTTGCCTCTCTGCTCGGGGTGAGCATCCTCCCTGGGGTCCCCCACACCCAAGAACGGTGGCTCAGGGTGGGCAGAGCTTTGCAGCCGGTTGCCCCCCTTGCAAAGCCCTTTGCCCCCCATCCAGCTCCTCCTCACCTTGGAGGGTGCTGAGCCCCGATGGTGCCCCTGGAAACAGATCATGGTGGGGCCGATGCCGCCGTCCCAGAAGCGGCTGTTGTTGCACATCTGCGTGTCCAGCACCGTgacctccagctcctgcagcgtGGGCGAGagcccccggcgcccccggcgCCCCCAGCCTGCCAAGCTGCAGGCTGCCCCCCCCACCGGCTCCTGGCCCAGCAGCCCGATGACCCGCCGTGTCCTGCTCAGTGccaccttcccctccagctgcagacagGGTGGTGGGCAGCATTAGACCCCCTGCCacggctggggctggcaggtaGCACCCTGCTGCCGTGGGGGGGTGGCTGAGGGGGAACACCAAACCAGCACAgcacctgcaggagctgggggatgTCACCAAGCTGCGAAAGCGCTTGGAGGTGACAAGAGGAAATGTCACTCAGCAGCTTGGAGGTGACAAGAGGAAATGTCACTCAGCACCGGCATGGCACAGACCCCACCTGCCCCCTCACCGGCTGCCCTCGTGGCACTGCCAAGGGTCTcgctgctccagccccatggCAAACCCTGCCCTGCGGCCGGTGCAAGCCCCACCTGGAGAAGGAGAAGGTCGTTCTCCATTGTCTGTCGGTCATAGCCAGGGTGGGGACAGGCCATCCGGATGGGGAAGGTCTGCGTGtccacccccagctcctgcagcctgtgcagccccaccaccaccgTGCCGCTGGCCCTCATCCTGCCCCACGGTGAAAGCCAGTGTTGGTGGGAGCCCagtgccagccacagcccagtgCTGGCCGTGTGTACCCCACCGAGACACCCCACCGCACCAGGCAGGATGCGGCCACTCCAGACTCACGGCTGAGGGAAGCAGTGGGCGGCCGTCAGCACCCACCGCTTGTGCAGCAGCGCACCCCCACAGGCATGAACCCCCCCGAACTGGATGGACACCATGTAGGGCCTGGAGTGGGGTCTGGCTTCGTGTCCCCCAATAACCgatggctgcagccagccctgcgcTGCGGGGGAAAGGACAGCCTGTCCCGGTGTCCAGCTGCCACCCATCGGCTGCCCCATCAAGAGGGAaagggctgggggtccccagcacgtcccagcccccccagcagccccatcCCTGTCAGCCAGCAATACCACGACCCTGCCAGTCGCCCCCAACCCACCGCCCCGGTGCTCACCCAGCCCAGCCAAAGAGAGGACCaccagcagcagcggcagccccccagggctgcccctcacccccatccctctgccGAAGTGACACGATGCTGCTGCACTCCACACCGGCAGCAGAGGAGGCCCCACATCACGTGTGAAAGGGGAGCACGGACCACCCCCAAggggggcaggaaggggaagaggcaCCCACAGGGTGACGGCTGCAGGGGTGCGAAACCACCTGCAGCAACGCCAGTGCTCCCCGGGGTCTGGCTTCGATTTCAGCCCCCGTGGGGGCGTGCAGACAGCAGGGCGCATCTTCAGTTCTCCCAGAAGGGTTTTAGTGAGATTTGTGACAATCCCCAGCACTGGGGTGACCCATTGCCACCACCTTTATTAGCACTACAGGACAACTCTGCTCCTGCCACCATCACTGCAGGGCCATCGGCCCCCGGGACCCCAAAGAGGCTGCAAAACCACCCCCCAGACCCCAAGGAGGCTGCAATATGGGACGCTGGCCCCTGAACAGGCTGTAAAACCGGGCTGCGGACCCCAGAGAGGCTGCAAAACTgccccccagccaccctgggTCCCTCAGCTCTTTGCTTTGGGGACTGGGGCTGGCCTGGCCCGGCTGGTGGCCGAGTGGGACGTTCGCAGGCTGTGCACGAGCCTGTCAAAGAAGAACTCGGTCTGGTACTCCAGCTccaggaggtgctgcaggaaGCCGGGCACCTGGTCTTTCTTCACGCCCACGTAGACGGGGATCACCTTGGTGCCATGGCAGTGGATGATGTGATACAGGTTCCACTGGGAAACACGATGGCACCACGGGTCGCCCAGTGACTTGGCGGAGAGGAGAAGGATGGCCACTCGGCTGGCCTCGATGACCTTGATAGCAGTCAGGACGACGGATGTCCCGGCTACTTGGTCTTGGTGCTCTGTGTAGCCCCGAAAACCCTCTTTCTTCAAGCGTTCCGAGATGCGGGAGGCGATGTGGTCATCCTCAGGGCAGTACCAGATGGAAAAGTCATAGGTGAAGCTGTGGCGCAAGGGTGCAAAGGACATGCCACCCACGGGGGATCAAGttcacaggcagcagggaccAAGGGTGGCAGCCGAGCCTTTCCTCCTGCACCAGGAACGTGCCGCCGTGCCAGCCAGCTCTACCCCGGCCATGGGCAGCAGATCACACCGCTCCCCAGGGAAAGGTCAGGCTGCCAAGGTGGCACAGCCCCTCCGACACGCCAGCGAGGTGCCGGCAAGGCGCGGCAACGCCAGATCCTCCCGTAAACCAAACCCTAGTGGCTCTACCCCCGATTCAGGCAGGCAAAACCGCAACTGCTGGAGTCCCGAGGAAACTCCGGCACCTGTGTAGAGGGATCTCGAGCACTAAGGCCGCCGGGCTCAGAAagctttctgcttcatttccgAAATGCCGCGCTCCAAGGCCATTCCCGCCTGCCGCAGCTCCTCGCACTGCTCCCGCAGCCGCTCCTGGGATTCCTGCAGCCGCTGGTTCATCTCCACGTAGGAACGGCTCTGCCAGTAGAGCTGCTCCCTCTCGTCcacagcggggctgggggagcctggcagggggcagggcagggggggctcaacctggggctgggggagccccccacccaccctgccctcTCAGCTCACCTGGGGGTGGTGGAgaccccagcccaccctgctctCTCTGCTCACCTGGGGAGGGGCCGTGGTCCCGGCAGGGCTCCgtggggaggaggaagatgggGTCGCCTGGGTGGGTGCCCTGCACGTCAGCCAGGATCTGCTCCACGCTGGGGGGCTCAGGGCGGGTGGGCAGCACCCGCTTGGCCTTGGAGCTCATCACGGGGTGGCCTCATgcatgggggctgggggggcaggggataAGTGGCCTGCgctgcccccaccccaaccAACAGAGAGACAGACTGAccgacacccccccccctccctcatGCTGCCCTTCGGACAGACAcacagacccccctgcccccccccccaacaggCAGGCAGATCCCCTGCTGCCCCTTGCCTGTCCCGATCGACCTCCTGCCACCTGCTGCAGGGTGGAcagaccccctccccacccgcTAGGACAGACAGACACTGCCCATCCCAGGACAGACTGACCCTCACCCTCCCTGGACAGGTGGAGAGCGACCTCCCATCTCTTGCCCACCCCAGGACAGACAGATAGAGCTCCCCGGGGACAGACAGAGGCCCCCCCGGCCTTGCCCCACTCCCCCCTCAGGACACACAGATGGGGCCTCCCGCCTACCCACCCCAGGACAGACAGACATGCCCCCCCCCAACAAGACAGACCTCTGCCCctgggacagacagacagacaccccCCCGCTTTTGCCCATCCCAGGACAGACAgacccccagcctcccccagaCAGAGGCCCCCACTTGCCTGCcccaagacagacagacacacacacctccAGTATGGAGGGAcagatcacacacacacaccccgcccaccccaggacagacagacagaggcCCCCCCCTTGTCCACCCCAGGACAGACaggagccccccgccccggcatGGACAGACAGAGCCGCCCCCTCCcttgcccccacccccaccccccaggacagacagacagacagacggACACCCCCCTTGCACCCCCCAGGACAGACAGACGCCCCCCGGACAGACAGGACCCACCCCAGGATGGGCagatgccccccccccccccgcgacgCTCCCCCGCCACGTCCCCTCGCCCACCGGCCCGCGCCGCGCTTCCGCCACGCCCCCTACGTCACGCCCCCCTACGTCACGCCCACCCCGCCCCCACGGCCCCGCCCTCTCGCTCTTAAAGGCGCCGCCCGCAGGGAGCACACGGAGGCGGGTGGTTTGCGGAGCCCTGGGGGTCTCCGGGGGTTTATTGGGGGCAGCAGCGGTGGGGGCTGGGATCGAGTCAGGGGAAGACGGGCCCGGGCCTGGCCTAATGGGACCTGGAATGTGGGACCTGGGACCTGGAGCCTGGGTCTGGCCCAGTGGGGGCTGGGACCTGGGACCCAGGTCTTGGACTTGGGTCTGGGTCTGGCCCAGTGGGGGTTGGGGTCTGGGACTCGGGACCCGGGTCTGGCTCAGTAGGGGCTGGGACCTGGGTCTCGGGACCTGGGTCTGGCTCAGTGGGGGCTGCGACCTGGGACCCGGGCCTGGCATAGGTGGACTAAGGGCCCAAGGTCTGGCCTGGGTGGCTCCAGGCCCAGGCTCGGGGTTGCGGTGCCAGTGCCACTACAGGCCCCTCTCACTTGCTCTTCTCCGCTTCCTGTGCCAGGTTCAGGGCTGCTCTGGAGGCTGCAGGAGACA
Coding sequences:
- the GZMM gene encoding granzyme M isoform X2, producing the protein MGVRGSPGGLPLLLVVLSLAGLAQGWLQPSVIGGHEARPHSRPYMVSIQFGGVHACGGALLHKRWVLTAAHCFPQPMRASGTVVVGLHRLQELGVDTQTFPIRMACPHPGYDRQTMENDLLLLQLEGKVALSRTRRVIGLLGQEPVGGAACSLAGWGRRGRRGLSPTLQELEVTVLDTQMCNNSRFWDGGIGPTMICFQGHHRGSAPSKRAAVAGVLSFTSQDLTDPFKPPVATSAVKHKKWIRKTLRGGCGSPQAPAHGTDRPPVPIYTAP
- the GZMM gene encoding granzyme M isoform X4, with the translated sequence MRPAVCTPPRGLKSKPDPGEHWRCCRWFRTPAAVTLWVPLPLPAPLGGGPCSPFTRDVGPPLLPVWSAAASCHFGRGMGVRGSPGGLPLLLVVLSLAGLAQGWLQPSVIGGHEARPHSRPYMVSIQFGGVHACGGALLHKRWVLTAAHCFPQPMRASGTVVVGLHRLQELGVDTQTFPIRMACPHPGYDRQTMENDLLLLQLEGKVALSRTRRVIGLLGQEPVGGAACSLAGWGRRGRRGLSPTLQELEVTVLDTQMCNNSRFWDGGIGPTMICFQGHHRGSAPSKPPVATSAVKHKKWIRKTLRGGCGSPQAPAHGTDRPPVPIYTAP
- the GZMM gene encoding granzyme M isoform X3, giving the protein MGVRGSPGGLPLLLVVLSLAGLAQGWLQPSVIGGHEARPHSRPYMVSIQFGGVHACGGALLHKRMRASGTVVVGLHRLQELGVDTQTFPIRMACPHPGYDRQTMENDLLLLQLEGKVALSRTRRVIGLLGQEPVGGAACSLAGWGRRGRRGLSPTLQELEVTVLDTQMCNNSRFWDGGIGPTMICFQGHHRGSAPSKGDSGGPLVCGKRAAVAGVLSFTSQDLTDPFKPPVATSAVKHKKWIRKTLRGGCGSPQAPAHGTDRPPVPIYTAP
- the GZMM gene encoding granzyme M isoform X1, with protein sequence MGVRGSPGGLPLLLVVLSLAGLAQGWLQPSVIGGHEARPHSRPYMVSIQFGGVHACGGALLHKRWVLTAAHCFPQPMRASGTVVVGLHRLQELGVDTQTFPIRMACPHPGYDRQTMENDLLLLQLEGKVALSRTRRVIGLLGQEPVGGAACSLAGWGRRGRRGLSPTLQELEVTVLDTQMCNNSRFWDGGIGPTMICFQGHHRGSAPSKGDSGGPLVCGKRAAVAGVLSFTSQDLTDPFKPPVATSAVKHKKWIRKTLRGGCGSPQAPAHGTDRPPVPIYTAP
- the C4H19orf25 gene encoding UPF0449 protein C19orf25 homolog isoform X1, producing the protein MSSKAKRVLPTRPEPPSVEQILADVQGTHPGDPIFLLPTEPCRDHGPSPGEQREQGGLGSPPPPGSPSPAVDEREQLYWQSRSYVEMNQRLQESQERLREQCEELRQAGMALERGISEMKQKAF
- the C4H19orf25 gene encoding UPF0449 protein C19orf25 homolog isoform X2, with translation MSSKAKRVLPTRPEPPSVEQILADVQGTHPGDPIFLLPTEPCRDHGPSPGSPSPAVDEREQLYWQSRSYVEMNQRLQESQERLREQCEELRQAGMALERGISEMKQKAF